From Cannabis sativa cultivar Pink pepper isolate KNU-18-1 chromosome 8, ASM2916894v1, whole genome shotgun sequence, a single genomic window includes:
- the LOC115699406 gene encoding uncharacterized protein LOC115699406 isoform X2 — MDSRRAPRTVIDPKIRQVGFFAPPDRTNSSQSEPILSSPSSPPVAEISPSGNSLSPVMIPPPRHTSDNRTVPLVANPTSPLRRESIAAGSSYNPSDFFPSTMSPTASSSFAGRVGLSYGEFSDDVISSPGRAVRGSSVRASAASSLPSGGFDLAALRSSSVPASELTTVSTVDKLPPEKVGGASGGLQNDRPLNSKPAKEKSTKAERRAIQEAQRAAKAAAKADGGKTPAAASAVNVKPAKATKAPSQKNDNVSVAATEKKVGDRQLEKDRKKDVPQPRMQYDDKSRVEKAKRRAMVNQTEATNRVELFRHLPQYEHGTQLPDLESKFFQLDPVHPAVYKVGLQYLSGDISGGNARCIAMLEAFQEAIKDYSTPPEKNLNRDLTAKISSYVSFLIECRPLSISMGNAIRFLKSLIAKLPLTLSESEAKTLLQSDIDRFISEKIILADKVIVKHAVTKIRDGDILLTYGSSSAVEMILQHAHELGRQFRVVVVDSRPKLEGQLLLRRLVEKGLNCTYTNINAVSYIMHEVTRVFLGASSVLCNGTVYSRVGTACVAMVAHAFRVPVLVCCEAYKFHERVQLDSICSNELGDPDAISKVPGREETIGLDDCAKSEKLQHLNLIYDATPSDYISMIITDYGMVPPTSVPVIVREYRREHLWI, encoded by the exons ATGGATTCTCGCCGGGCTCCGCGTACTGTGATCGATCCAAAGATTCGCCAAGTAGGGTTTTTCGCCCCACCCGACAGAACCAATTCCAGTCAGTCCGAACCCATTTTATCTTCCCCTTCTTCTCCTCCAGTAGCCGAAATCTCCCCCTCCGGTAACTCACTTTCTCCGGTCATGATCCCTCCGCCGCGTCACACTAGTGACAACCGTACGGTTCCGTTAGTCGCAAATCCCACTTCCCCTCTCCGCCGAGAATCCATCGCCGCTGGCAGCAGCTATAACCCGTCGGATTTCTTCCCCTCTACTATGTCTCCGACGGCGTCCTCTTCTTTCGCCGGTAGGGTTGGATTGAGCTACGGCGAGTTCTCCGACGACGTCATTTCGTCGCCTGGCCGAGCTGTCAGGGGTAGCTCAGTTAGGGCGTCTGCTGCTTCTTCTTTACCAAGTGGAGGATTCGATCTGGCGGCACTTAGGTCGAGTAGCGTCCCGGCGAGTGAGTTGACAACAGTGTCCACCGTCGACAAGTTACCACCTG AAAAAGTTGGAGGAGCATCAGGTGGTTTGCAAAATGACAGACCTCTGAATTCAAAGCCAGCAAAAGAGAAAAGCACAAAAGCTGAAAGGCGTGCCATTCAAGAGGCCCAACGAGCTGCAAAAGCTGCTGCTAAAG CTGATGGGGGTAAGACACCTGCTGCTGCTTCGGCGGTGAATGTGAAACCAGCTAAAGCCACAAAGGCCCCTTCACAAAAGAATGACAATGTTTCAGTTGCAGCCACTGAGAAGAAGGTTGGTGATCGTCAGCTAGAAAAGGATAGGAAGAAAGATGTGCCTCAACCACGCATGCAGTATGATGACAAGAGCCGGGTCGAAAAGGCAAAAAGACGTGCAATGGTAAACCAAACTGAGGCTACTAACAGAGTTGAGTTGTTCAGGCATTTGCCTCAATATGAACATGGAACTCAGCTTCCTGATCTTGAATCAAAGTTCTTCCAACTTGACCCCGTGCATCCTGCTGTATACAAG GTTGGGTTGCAATATCTATCAGGAGATATTTCTGGTGGCAATGCTCGATGTATTGCAATGCTGGAAGCATTTCAAGAGGCAATCAAAGACTATTCCACACCTCCTGAAAAGAATCTTAATCGGGATTTGACCGCAAAAATAAGTAGTTATGTATCATTTCTTATTGAGTGCAGGCCCTTGTCCATCAGCATGGGAAATGCAATTAGGTTTCTTAAAAGCCTTATCGCCAAATTACCTCTTACCCTCTCTGAGTCAGAAGCAAAAACATTACTTCAGTCAGATATTGATCGTTTCATAAGTGAGAAAATCATTCTGGCTGATAAGGTGATCGTCAAACATGCTGTTACCAAAATCAGAGATGGTGACATTCTTCTCACATATGGCTCCTCGTCTGCAGTTGAAATGATACTACAACATGCTCATGAGCTTGGGAGACAGTTCAGAGTTGTAGTAGTGGACTCTCGTCCAAAACTAGAAGGCCAACTCTTACTTCGTAGGTTGGTGGAAAAGGGTCTTAACTGCACTTACACTAATATAAATGCTGTATCATATATCATGCATGAAGTTACTCGTGTTTTCCTGGGTGCATCATCAGTATTATGTAATGGAACAGTATACTCCAGAGTCGGGACTGCATGCGTTGCTATGGTTGCTCATGCATTTCGTGTACCTGTTTTAGTGTGTTGCGAGGCGTATAAATTTCACGAAAGGGTTCAGCTTGATTCTATATGCTCTAATGAGCTCG GTGATCCAGATGCCATCTCCAAGGTTCCTGGTAGAGAGGAAACCATTGGTCTGGACGACTGTGCAAAGAGTGAAAAATTACAACATCTGAATCTGAT ATATGATGCCACACCTTCAGATTACATATCAATGATCATTACAGACTATGGCATG GTGCCACCAACTAGCGTGCCTGTCATTGTTCGCGAGTATCGAAGAGAACACTTGTGGATTTAA
- the LOC115699406 gene encoding uncharacterized protein LOC115699406 isoform X1 — protein MDSRRAPRTVIDPKIRQVGFFAPPDRTNSSQSEPILSSPSSPPVAEISPSGNSLSPVMIPPPRHTSDNRTVPLVANPTSPLRRESIAAGSSYNPSDFFPSTMSPTASSSFAGRVGLSYGEFSDDVISSPGRAVRGSSVRASAASSLPSGGFDLAALRSSSVPASELTTVSTVDKLPPEKVGGASGGLQNDRPLNSKPAKEKSTKAERRAIQEAQRAAKAAAKADGGKTPAAASAVNVKPAKATKAPSQKNDNVSVAATEKKVGDRQLEKDRKKDVPQPRMQYDDKSRVEKAKRRAMVNQTEATNRVELFRHLPQYEHGTQLPDLESKFFQLDPVHPAVYKVGLQYLSGDISGGNARCIAMLEAFQEAIKDYSTPPEKNLNRDLTAKISSYVSFLIECRPLSISMGNAIRFLKSLIAKLPLTLSESEAKTLLQSDIDRFISEKIILADKVIVKHAVTKIRDGDILLTYGSSSAVEMILQHAHELGRQFRVVVVDSRPKLEGQLLLRRLVEKGLNCTYTNINAVSYIMHEVTRVFLGASSVLCNGTVYSRVGTACVAMVAHAFRVPVLVCCEAYKFHERVQLDSICSNELGDPDAISKVPGREETIGLDDCAKSEKLQHLNLIYDATPSDYISMIITDYGMVRIVENLSIFYSSVRLWTRKCCQDSGVHSGIDTVSYWHIFCSPTLTMFNVCIDLFGN, from the exons ATGGATTCTCGCCGGGCTCCGCGTACTGTGATCGATCCAAAGATTCGCCAAGTAGGGTTTTTCGCCCCACCCGACAGAACCAATTCCAGTCAGTCCGAACCCATTTTATCTTCCCCTTCTTCTCCTCCAGTAGCCGAAATCTCCCCCTCCGGTAACTCACTTTCTCCGGTCATGATCCCTCCGCCGCGTCACACTAGTGACAACCGTACGGTTCCGTTAGTCGCAAATCCCACTTCCCCTCTCCGCCGAGAATCCATCGCCGCTGGCAGCAGCTATAACCCGTCGGATTTCTTCCCCTCTACTATGTCTCCGACGGCGTCCTCTTCTTTCGCCGGTAGGGTTGGATTGAGCTACGGCGAGTTCTCCGACGACGTCATTTCGTCGCCTGGCCGAGCTGTCAGGGGTAGCTCAGTTAGGGCGTCTGCTGCTTCTTCTTTACCAAGTGGAGGATTCGATCTGGCGGCACTTAGGTCGAGTAGCGTCCCGGCGAGTGAGTTGACAACAGTGTCCACCGTCGACAAGTTACCACCTG AAAAAGTTGGAGGAGCATCAGGTGGTTTGCAAAATGACAGACCTCTGAATTCAAAGCCAGCAAAAGAGAAAAGCACAAAAGCTGAAAGGCGTGCCATTCAAGAGGCCCAACGAGCTGCAAAAGCTGCTGCTAAAG CTGATGGGGGTAAGACACCTGCTGCTGCTTCGGCGGTGAATGTGAAACCAGCTAAAGCCACAAAGGCCCCTTCACAAAAGAATGACAATGTTTCAGTTGCAGCCACTGAGAAGAAGGTTGGTGATCGTCAGCTAGAAAAGGATAGGAAGAAAGATGTGCCTCAACCACGCATGCAGTATGATGACAAGAGCCGGGTCGAAAAGGCAAAAAGACGTGCAATGGTAAACCAAACTGAGGCTACTAACAGAGTTGAGTTGTTCAGGCATTTGCCTCAATATGAACATGGAACTCAGCTTCCTGATCTTGAATCAAAGTTCTTCCAACTTGACCCCGTGCATCCTGCTGTATACAAG GTTGGGTTGCAATATCTATCAGGAGATATTTCTGGTGGCAATGCTCGATGTATTGCAATGCTGGAAGCATTTCAAGAGGCAATCAAAGACTATTCCACACCTCCTGAAAAGAATCTTAATCGGGATTTGACCGCAAAAATAAGTAGTTATGTATCATTTCTTATTGAGTGCAGGCCCTTGTCCATCAGCATGGGAAATGCAATTAGGTTTCTTAAAAGCCTTATCGCCAAATTACCTCTTACCCTCTCTGAGTCAGAAGCAAAAACATTACTTCAGTCAGATATTGATCGTTTCATAAGTGAGAAAATCATTCTGGCTGATAAGGTGATCGTCAAACATGCTGTTACCAAAATCAGAGATGGTGACATTCTTCTCACATATGGCTCCTCGTCTGCAGTTGAAATGATACTACAACATGCTCATGAGCTTGGGAGACAGTTCAGAGTTGTAGTAGTGGACTCTCGTCCAAAACTAGAAGGCCAACTCTTACTTCGTAGGTTGGTGGAAAAGGGTCTTAACTGCACTTACACTAATATAAATGCTGTATCATATATCATGCATGAAGTTACTCGTGTTTTCCTGGGTGCATCATCAGTATTATGTAATGGAACAGTATACTCCAGAGTCGGGACTGCATGCGTTGCTATGGTTGCTCATGCATTTCGTGTACCTGTTTTAGTGTGTTGCGAGGCGTATAAATTTCACGAAAGGGTTCAGCTTGATTCTATATGCTCTAATGAGCTCG GTGATCCAGATGCCATCTCCAAGGTTCCTGGTAGAGAGGAAACCATTGGTCTGGACGACTGTGCAAAGAGTGAAAAATTACAACATCTGAATCTGAT ATATGATGCCACACCTTCAGATTACATATCAATGATCATTACAGACTATGGCATGGTAAGGATTGTTGAAAATTTGAGTATTTTCTATTCATCTGTTAGACTCTGGACGAGGAAATGTTGTCAAGACTCTGGTGTTCACTCTGGAATAGACACAGTTTCATACTGGCATATCTTTTGTTCACCCACACTGACAATGTTTAATGTTTGCATAGACCTATTTGGCAACTAG
- the LOC115701362 gene encoding transmembrane ascorbate ferrireductase 2: MNNLSGSLPRTVFRAKARMGSVPVIRFPIIFFIRLFGIIVAALLFTWTNHFRGGLALISDNKDLIFNVHPVLMVLGLVLLNGEAMLVYKTVSGTKSFKKLVHLGLQFLAFCFSIIGVWAALKFHNDKGIDNFYSLHSWLGLACLFLFTLQWAAGFVTFWYPGGAASTRATLLPWHVFLGVYIYALAIATVTTGILEKVTFLQTNQVISRYSTEAMLVNSLGLLVVVLGGFVILAVITSTNEKVDTVREATE; the protein is encoded by the exons ATGAACAATCTTTCTGGGTCTCTTCCTAGAACCGTTTTCAGAGCTAAAGCGAGAATGGGTTCAGTTCCGGTGATTCGCTTTcccatcatcttcttcatcagaCTTTTCGGAATCATTGTCGCCGCTCTGCTTTTTACCTGGACAAACCATTTTAGAGGAGGCTTGGCTCTCATCTCTGATAACAAAGATCTCATTTTTAAT GTTCATCCTGTGTTGATGGTACTTGGTCTTGTATTACTAAATGGAGAAG CCATGTTAGTGTACAAGACTGTATCTGGAACAAAAAGCTTCAAAAAATTAGTTCATCTTGGACTACAGTTTCTTGCTTTTTGTTTCAGCATTATTGGTGTATGGGCTGCTTTGAAATTTCACAATGACAAGGGCATTGACAACTTTTACAGCCTACATTCCTGGTTAGGCCTAGCTTGCCTATTTTTATTCACCCTCCAG TGGGCTGCTGGATTCGTGACTTTTTGGTATCCGGGCGGGGCTGCAAGTACCAGAGCTACCTTGCTGCCATGGCATGTGTTCTTGGGTGTTTATATTTATGCCCTTGCCATTGCTACTGTGACTACTGGTATCTTAGAAAAAGTCACATTTCTGCAGACCAATCAAGTGATATCACGCTACTCAACTGAGGCTATGTTGGTGAATTCTCTTGGTTTATTGGTTGTGGTTCTTGGCGGGTTTGTTATTCTTGCTGTCATTACTTCTACCAATGAAAAAGTTGATACTGTTAGAGAAGCTACAGAGTAA